Proteins co-encoded in one Pseudomonas beijingensis genomic window:
- a CDS encoding D-2-hydroxyacid dehydrogenase family protein, which translates to MAVQIAVIDDWQDVARDVVDWSVLDSIGQVTFLHDYPADRDTLAERLQRFEVICVMRERTVFDEGLLHRLPNLKLLLTGGMRNAALDLKAAAELGIQVCGTDSYKHAAPELTWALIMALTRNLVPEATALRAGLWQQGLGGDLHGKTLAILGLGSIGTRVAQFGQVFGMRVIAWSQNLSAERAAEVGVTYVSKQALFEQADILSIHLVLGERTRGLVDAQALGWMKPEALLVNTSRGPIVDETALIDALQHQRLAGAALDVFAQEPLPADHPFRTLDNVLATPHVGYVSRQNYQQFYSLMIEDLQAWAKGTPIRLLTPAG; encoded by the coding sequence ATGGCGGTGCAAATAGCAGTCATAGACGATTGGCAAGATGTGGCACGCGATGTGGTGGACTGGTCGGTGCTGGACAGCATCGGCCAGGTGACGTTTCTCCACGACTACCCCGCCGACCGCGACACCCTCGCCGAACGCTTGCAGCGCTTCGAAGTGATTTGCGTGATGCGCGAACGCACCGTGTTCGACGAAGGCCTGCTGCACCGCCTGCCCAATCTCAAGCTGCTGCTTACCGGCGGCATGCGCAATGCCGCCCTGGACCTGAAGGCCGCTGCCGAGCTGGGCATCCAGGTGTGCGGCACCGATAGCTACAAGCACGCCGCACCCGAATTGACCTGGGCGCTGATCATGGCCCTGACCCGCAACCTGGTGCCGGAAGCCACTGCCTTGCGCGCCGGCCTGTGGCAGCAAGGCCTGGGCGGCGACCTGCACGGCAAGACACTGGCGATCCTCGGCCTGGGTAGCATCGGCACACGGGTGGCGCAGTTCGGCCAGGTGTTCGGCATGCGGGTCATCGCCTGGAGCCAGAACCTCAGCGCCGAGCGGGCTGCCGAAGTCGGCGTGACCTACGTCAGCAAGCAGGCGTTGTTCGAACAGGCCGACATTCTCTCGATCCACCTGGTGCTCGGCGAACGCACTCGCGGCCTGGTGGATGCCCAGGCGCTGGGCTGGATGAAACCCGAAGCGCTGCTGGTCAACACCTCCCGCGGGCCGATCGTCGACGAAACCGCCCTGATCGACGCCCTCCAGCACCAGCGCCTGGCTGGCGCCGCCCTGGACGTCTTCGCCCAGGAACCCCTGCCTGCCGACCATCCCTTCCGCACCCTGGACAACGTACTGGCCACGCCTCATGTGGGTTACGTCAGCCGACAGAATTACCAACAGTTCTATTCCCTGATGATCGAAGACCTGCAGGCCTGGGCAAAGGGCACGCCGATTCGATTGCTGACGCCGGCGGGTTGA
- a CDS encoding alpha/beta fold hydrolase: protein MSRTPTRWLPSLLFTAALPLLAQAATPPEGPAYGAQLEGFEYPYTLKHFAFQSQGKSLQMGYMDVPAQGKVNGRTVVLMHGKNFCAATWGDSIKVLSEAGYRVIAADQVGFCTSSKPEHYQYSFQQLATNTQALLKALGVQNAIVLGHSTGGMLATRYALQFPDQVERLAMVNPIGLEDWKAMGVPYRTVDQWYARELKVTAEGIRNYERTTYYAGRWKPEFDRWVDMLAGLNKGPGHMQVAWNSALIYDMIFTQPVYYEFKDLTVPTLLLIGTSDTTAIGSDIAPPAVKAKLGHYEVLGKQVAGLIPRSTLVEFPNLGHAPQMEEPDRFHKALLGWLDKPIP, encoded by the coding sequence ATGTCCCGAACCCCCACGCGCTGGTTGCCCAGCCTGCTCTTCACCGCCGCCCTGCCCCTGCTCGCCCAGGCCGCCACCCCGCCGGAAGGCCCGGCCTACGGCGCTCAGCTGGAGGGCTTCGAATACCCCTATACCCTCAAGCACTTCGCCTTCCAGTCCCAGGGCAAATCGTTGCAGATGGGCTATATGGACGTGCCGGCCCAAGGCAAGGTCAATGGCCGTACCGTGGTGCTGATGCACGGCAAGAATTTCTGCGCCGCCACCTGGGGCGATTCGATCAAGGTGTTGAGCGAGGCCGGCTACCGGGTCATCGCGGCGGACCAGGTCGGTTTCTGCACCTCGAGCAAACCCGAGCATTACCAGTACAGCTTCCAGCAACTGGCGACCAACACCCAAGCCTTGCTCAAGGCCCTCGGTGTACAGAACGCCATCGTCCTCGGCCATTCCACCGGCGGCATGCTCGCCACCCGCTACGCCTTGCAGTTTCCCGATCAGGTCGAGCGCCTGGCAATGGTCAACCCCATCGGCCTGGAAGACTGGAAAGCCATGGGCGTGCCCTATCGCACCGTGGACCAATGGTACGCCCGTGAGCTGAAAGTCACCGCCGAGGGCATTCGCAATTACGAGCGCACGACCTATTACGCCGGCCGCTGGAAGCCTGAGTTCGACCGTTGGGTGGACATGCTCGCCGGCTTGAACAAGGGCCCGGGTCATATGCAAGTGGCGTGGAACTCGGCGCTGATCTACGACATGATCTTCACCCAGCCGGTCTATTACGAGTTCAAGGACCTGACCGTGCCCACCCTGCTGTTGATCGGTACCTCCGACACCACCGCCATCGGCAGCGACATCGCGCCGCCGGCGGTCAAAGCCAAACTGGGCCACTACGAGGTACTGGGCAAGCAGGTGGCCGGGCTGATTCCCCGCTCGACCCTGGTGGAGTTCCCCAATCTGGGGCATGCCCCGCAGATGGAAGAGCCGGATCGATTCCACAAGGCCCTGCTGGGCTGGCTGGACAAACCCATTCCCTGA
- a CDS encoding YqaA family protein has protein sequence MGEAYIGLFLAAFGAATLLPLQSEALLVGLLLSERHETWLLLGVATVGNVLGSLVNWWLGTRLEHFKDRRWFPVSPAHLDKARVRYQRFGRWSLLLSWLPIIGDPLTLVAGVMGEPWRRFLLIVTLAKGLRYGVLALATLGWMG, from the coding sequence ATGGGCGAAGCCTATATCGGCTTGTTCCTGGCGGCTTTCGGTGCGGCGACCTTGTTGCCGCTGCAGTCGGAGGCCTTGTTGGTCGGCCTGCTGCTCAGCGAGCGCCACGAAACCTGGCTGTTGCTGGGGGTCGCCACTGTCGGCAACGTCCTGGGTTCGCTGGTGAACTGGTGGCTGGGCACGCGCCTGGAGCACTTCAAGGACCGACGCTGGTTCCCGGTCAGCCCGGCTCACCTGGACAAGGCTCGCGTGCGTTACCAGCGCTTCGGCCGCTGGTCGCTGCTGCTCAGTTGGCTGCCGATCATCGGCGATCCGTTGACCCTGGTGGCCGGGGTGATGGGCGAGCCGTGGCGGCGCTTCCTGCTGATCGTGACCCTGGCCAAGGGCCTGCGCTATGGCGTGCTCGCCCTCGCCACGTTGGGCTGGATGGGTTGA
- a CDS encoding DUF411 domain-containing protein gives MANPLHLLALSTLFMTTLAQAAEPVAIDVHRDANCGCCKKWISHLQENGFKVNDHVEADMSSVKQRLGVAPNLRSCHTAEINGKFVEGHVPADQVLALSKRDDLLGVAAPGMPMGSPGMEMDGMSDAYQVIGLKKDGTQTVVADYPAH, from the coding sequence ATGGCCAACCCCCTGCACCTGCTCGCCTTGAGCACCCTGTTCATGACTACCTTGGCCCAGGCCGCCGAACCCGTCGCCATCGATGTGCACCGCGACGCCAATTGCGGCTGCTGCAAGAAGTGGATCTCGCATCTGCAAGAAAACGGCTTCAAGGTCAACGACCATGTCGAGGCCGACATGAGTTCGGTCAAGCAACGCCTGGGCGTGGCGCCAAACCTGCGTTCCTGCCACACCGCCGAAATCAACGGCAAATTCGTCGAAGGCCATGTCCCGGCCGATCAGGTGCTGGCGTTGAGCAAGCGCGATGACTTGCTCGGCGTGGCCGCGCCGGGCATGCCCATGGGCTCGCCCGGCATGGAAATGGACGGCATGAGCGATGCCTATCAAGTGATTGGCCTGAAGAAAGACGGGACCCAAACCGTAGTGGCGGATTACCCGGCCCACTGA
- a CDS encoding methyl-accepting chemotaxis protein yields MPSFRTIQARYTLFLVIFMLVLSLLTVVGISYLVAPKLRHTEEQVVLNRIAEVAEQIQGELNKVQAQQRSITQTIPLLDSDAIDKVLPGLVDQYGELKVFGGGIWPLPNQRAEGRSKFSTFWHRDASGKLVVNTFWNSDAAPNYYEQPWHKGGMATPPGKCAWAAAYKDDASAEPRTNCAMAIQKNGVPYGVSTIDVTLGFFNELVARKEADLSAEMLIVEGDGKIISNSSRISGPIVLKNISELAATSPFAAQVKAGLAQRDQPLQRVEFDNKGEASTFFMRPIEGSPWFLATALPTRLITAQRDDVLSTLSLLQIPMVILLVLMQLYAIRQLTHRMKVLKGNIDALSTGDADLTRRITIRAEDELGAIGHSVNRFIAYLQGMIGEVTQATGAMASSLGDLQRTSAHTSEILMRHASETDQTVTAITQMSSTAESVAQNAAETAAFTQRANEHADRSRVVVGEASSSVVALIDEVASATRKVESMQQDAQRITEILGVIGAIAGQTNLLALNAAIEAARAGEQGRGFAVVADEVRALAARTQASTSEINEMLTRLTQGVSSSVSAMENTQASCQSAADATSRVNSGLDEMAGSVSQINSLSTQIATAAEQQSAVTEEINRSMVQIRHMVEELVESGLASEANTRQLLDANSRVNTIMGRFKVR; encoded by the coding sequence ATGCCTTCATTCCGAACTATTCAGGCACGCTACACCCTGTTTCTGGTTATTTTCATGCTGGTGCTGTCCCTCCTGACGGTGGTGGGCATCAGTTACCTGGTCGCGCCCAAGCTGCGCCACACCGAAGAGCAAGTGGTCCTGAACCGCATCGCCGAGGTTGCCGAGCAGATCCAGGGCGAATTGAACAAGGTACAGGCGCAGCAACGCAGCATCACCCAGACCATCCCGCTGCTCGACAGCGATGCCATCGACAAAGTGTTGCCGGGGCTGGTGGATCAGTACGGCGAGTTGAAAGTCTTCGGCGGCGGGATCTGGCCCTTGCCCAACCAGCGGGCCGAGGGTCGCAGCAAGTTCAGCACGTTCTGGCACCGCGACGCGTCCGGCAAACTGGTGGTCAATACCTTCTGGAACAGTGACGCCGCGCCCAACTATTACGAACAACCCTGGCACAAGGGCGGCATGGCCACTCCACCGGGCAAATGCGCCTGGGCTGCGGCCTATAAAGATGACGCCAGCGCCGAACCGCGCACCAACTGCGCCATGGCCATCCAGAAAAACGGCGTGCCTTACGGCGTGTCCACCATCGACGTGACCCTGGGCTTCTTCAATGAGCTGGTGGCACGCAAGGAAGCCGACCTGAGCGCCGAGATGCTGATCGTCGAAGGCGACGGCAAGATCATCAGCAACAGTTCGCGCATCAGCGGGCCGATCGTGCTGAAGAACATCAGCGAACTGGCGGCCACCTCGCCATTCGCCGCCCAGGTCAAGGCGGGCCTGGCCCAGCGCGACCAGCCGTTGCAGCGGGTCGAGTTCGACAACAAGGGCGAGGCCAGCACCTTCTTCATGCGCCCTATCGAAGGTTCGCCGTGGTTCCTGGCGACCGCATTGCCAACCCGCCTGATCACCGCCCAGCGCGACGATGTGCTGAGCACGCTGAGCCTGCTGCAGATCCCGATGGTGATCCTGCTGGTCTTGATGCAGCTTTACGCGATCCGCCAGTTGACCCATCGCATGAAGGTGCTCAAAGGCAACATCGACGCCTTGTCCACCGGCGATGCCGACCTGACCCGACGCATCACCATCCGGGCCGAGGATGAATTGGGGGCGATCGGTCATTCGGTCAACCGCTTCATCGCCTACCTGCAAGGCATGATCGGTGAAGTCACCCAGGCCACCGGCGCCATGGCGTCGAGCCTGGGCGATCTGCAACGGACCTCGGCCCATACCAGCGAAATCCTGATGCGCCACGCCTCGGAAACCGACCAGACCGTGACCGCCATCACCCAGATGAGCTCTACGGCTGAAAGCGTCGCGCAAAACGCGGCCGAGACTGCGGCGTTCACCCAACGCGCCAACGAGCATGCCGATCGCTCCCGCGTCGTGGTCGGTGAGGCCTCCAGCAGTGTGGTGGCGTTGATCGATGAAGTCGCCAGCGCCACCCGCAAGGTCGAGAGCATGCAACAAGACGCCCAGCGCATCACCGAGATCCTGGGCGTGATCGGCGCCATCGCCGGGCAGACCAACCTGCTGGCGCTCAACGCCGCTATTGAGGCTGCCCGTGCCGGGGAGCAAGGCCGTGGTTTTGCCGTGGTGGCCGACGAAGTCCGCGCCCTCGCCGCCCGTACCCAGGCCAGTACCTCGGAAATCAACGAAATGCTGACCCGCCTGACCCAAGGCGTGAGCTCGTCGGTCTCGGCCATGGAAAACACCCAGGCCAGTTGCCAGTCGGCGGCCGATGCGACCTCTAGGGTCAACTCGGGCCTGGACGAAATGGCCGGCTCGGTCAGCCAGATCAACAGCCTCAGCACCCAGATCGCTACGGCCGCCGAGCAACAGAGCGCGGTGACCGAGGAGATCAATCGCAGCATGGTGCAAATCCGCCACATGGTGGAGGAACTGGTGGAAAGTGGCCTGGCCAGCGAGGCCAACACCCGGCAACTGCTGGACGCCAATAGTCGGGTGAATACGATCATGGGGCGGTTCAAGGTGCGCTGA